From one Paludisphaera rhizosphaerae genomic stretch:
- a CDS encoding NUMOD4 motif-containing HNH endonuclease — MISTTRLLPTTFTFPKPADVETWKPIPSAPGYSASSEGQIRNDKSGRLLKQTLRKDGYVHLGLRVDGVTRLVLVHRAVAEAFIGPCPERQEVDHHNGNKANNRPDNLSYCTHKTNLRRAAARGQLARGAENPRSKLTPDAAREIKAAAISPGDLTRFANKYGVTVTAVRAVRANKTWAWVG, encoded by the coding sequence GTGATTTCCACGACTCGACTCCTGCCCACGACGTTCACCTTCCCCAAGCCCGCCGACGTCGAGACCTGGAAGCCGATCCCATCGGCCCCCGGCTACAGCGCCAGCAGCGAGGGCCAAATCCGCAATGACAAGAGCGGCCGCCTGCTCAAGCAGACCCTCCGAAAGGACGGGTACGTGCATCTCGGCCTGCGGGTCGATGGAGTCACGCGCCTGGTCCTGGTCCATCGGGCCGTCGCCGAGGCGTTCATCGGCCCCTGCCCGGAGCGTCAGGAGGTGGATCATCACAACGGCAACAAGGCCAACAACCGGCCCGACAATCTCAGCTACTGCACCCACAAGACCAACTTGAGACGGGCCGCCGCTCGGGGGCAACTCGCCCGTGGCGCCGAGAACCCTCGGTCCAAGCTGACCCCGGATGCCGCCCGGGAGATCAAGGCCGCCGCGATCTCTCCCGGCGACCTCACCAGGTTCGCCAACAAGTACGGGGTCACGGTTACGGCCGTCCGGGCTGTGAGGGCCAATAAGACCTGGGCCTGGGTGGGTTGA